A window from Balearica regulorum gibbericeps isolate bBalReg1 chromosome 1, bBalReg1.pri, whole genome shotgun sequence encodes these proteins:
- the MPST gene encoding 3-mercaptopyruvate sulfurtransferase, protein MSQQLLYRALVSAKWLSEAIKSQQAGLALRIVDASWYLPKMKRDPKREFEERHIPGAVFFDIDQCSDRTSPYDHMLPKADDFAEYVGKLGVGNDSHVVVYDGSDQGLFSAPRVWWMFRAFGHEAVSLLDGGLKNWQREGNVLSSGKSQVAPSEFHASLDKSLVKTYEDVLDNLDSHRFQLVDARAAGRFRGVEPEPRDGIEPGHVPGSMNIPFTDFLTESGLEKTPEQIRSLFQEKKVDLLKPMVATCGSGVTACHVALGAYLCGKPDVAVYDGAWVEWYMRAQPENIISEGKGKTV, encoded by the exons ATGTCGCAACAACTCCTCTACCGTGCTCTGGTGTCTGCAAAATGGCTTTCAGAAGCCATTAAGTCCCAGCAAGCTGGTCTGGCCTTGAGAATCGTGGATGCATCTTGGTATTTGCCAAAGATGAAGCGTGACCCAAAGCGGGAATTTGAGGAGCGCCATATCCCTGGTGCAGTTTTCTTTGACATTGACCAATGCAGTGACCGTACCTCACCTTACGATCACATGCTGCCCAAGGCTGATGACTTTGCTGAGTATGTGGGGAAGCTGGGTGTGGGGAATGATTCCCATGTTGTGGTGTATGATGGCAGCGACCAAGGTCTCTTCTCAGCACCCAGGGTGTGGTGGATGTTCCGGGCCTTTGGACACGAAGCTGTCTCCCTTCTGGATGGCGGCCTGAAGAACTGGCAGCGAGAGGGGAATGTGCTGAGCTCTGGGAAAAGCCAGGTAGCTCCCTCTGAGTTCCACGCCTCCTTGGACAAGTCTCTGGTGAAAACGTATGAGGATGTCTTAGATAACTTGGATTCTCACCGCTTCCAGCTGGTGGATGCACGTGCTGCAGGACGGTTCCGGGGAGTAGAGCCAGAGCCCCGAGATG GAATTGAGCCTGGTCATGTCCCTGGGTCAATGAACATCCCCTTCACCGATTTCCTCACAGAGTCTGGCTTAGAGAAGACCCCTGAGCAGATCCGCAGTCTGTTCCAGGAGAAGAAGGTGGACCTCTTAAAGCCGATGGTAGCCACGTGTGGCTCTGGGGTCACTGCCTGCCATGTGGCTCTGGGGGCATACCTCTGTGGCAAACCAGATGTCGCTGTGTATGATGGGGCCTGGGTGGAGTGGTACATGCGGGCACAgcctgaaaatattatttctgagggaaaggggaagacgGTGTAA
- the LOC104636904 gene encoding thiosulfate sulfurtransferase yields the protein MAPQVLGKALVTAKWLSEAVRAGRVGTSLRVLDASWYPPQERNARQEFKERHIPGASFFDIEECRDQSSPYDFMLPSESHFADYVGRLGVSNDTHVVVYDGDELGTFYAPRAWWMFRAFGHKEVSVLNGGFKNWVKEGHPVTAEVTQPSPAVFKAKLNTILLKTFEEMMQNVGSLRFQVVDSRPEGRFRGTELDQGLESGHIPGSVNIPFHSFLTETGHEKSIEEIQQIFREKKVDLSKPLTATCRKGVTACHIALAAYLCGKRDVAVYDGSWSEWFHRAPPRYKVSELKRNKA from the exons ATGGCGCCGCAGGTGCTCGGCAAGGCGCTGGTCACCGCCAAATGGCTCTCAGAGGCCGTGCGGGCCGGGCGAGTGGGGACGAGCCTGCGGGTACTGGATGCCTCCTGGTACCCACCGCAGGAGCGAAATGCCCGGCAGGAGTTCAAGGAGAGGCACATCCCCGGGGCGTCGTTCTTTGACATCGAGGAGTGCCGGGACCAGTCCTCCCCCTACGACTTCATGTTGCCCAGCGAGTCCCACTTTGCTGACTATGTGGGGCGCTTGGGGGTCAGCAACGACACCCACGTGGTGGTGTATGATGGGGATGAGCTGGGCACCTTCTATGCCCCCCGTGCATGGTGGATGTTCCGGGCCTTCGGACACAAGGAGGTCTCTGTGCTGAACGGCGGCTTCAAGAACTGGGTGAAGGAGGGCCACCCCGTCACGGCAGAGGTTACCCAGCCCAGTCCAGCTGTCTTTAAGGCCAAGCTGAACACGATCCTGCTGAAAACCTTTGAGGAGATGATGCAGAACGTGGGGTCCCTGCGGTTCCAGGTCGTGGATTCCCGCCCCGAGGGCCGGTTCCGGGGGACTGAGCTGGACCAAG GGCTGGAATCTGGTCACATCCCTGGCTCTGTGAACATACCCTTCCACTCATTCCTAACAGAAACTGGCCATGAGAAGAGTATTGAGGAGATCCAACAAATATTCCGTGAGAAGAAAGTGGATCTCTCAAAGCCACTGACGGCCACGTGCCGCAAAGGTGTCACGGCATGTCACATTGCCTTGGCAGCCTACCTATGTGGCAAGCGTGATGTGGCTGTTTATGATGGTTCCTGGTCAGAGTGGTTCCACCGTGCCCCACCTCGCTATAAGGTCTCTGAGTTGAAGCGCAACAAGGCCTAG
- the CIMIP4 gene encoding ciliary microtubule inner protein 4 — translation MDQEVLEVSTSPTLDVAESDSVLANSTSVEPEEGKKEHLPEGLCPSRQKTPQRSSSRASWKISKGPVAQGTAKNSTYIKCQASPSAKRVQTEKHSKQSFQAKSSPMQSLHSRRLEEEREDISAVKDPLVGHEPRGRNSTYRLSAISRQREAEDTKSVSNAKEPVPNQHQTLMCRGPGSSQKSIKASYKKAKETCSRLSAKDSLASLGPDMKAEWKLLLEKRNSLICANSKYKFASAHDLTSDEEERRALCNAALIMGQKRLSDRTEMLKLSLNSTSFADYNQLGFNLRSNIFQGGPLESRSLMKDSYTPDIIQKAIRDPKNWHGRRTDELGKWHQKNALNLNLQKALENKYGKKKGKP, via the exons ATGGACCAG GAGGTGCTAGAGGTTTCAACTTCCCCTACACTTGACGTGGCAGAAAGTGACTCTGTGTTGGCCAACAGTACTTCAG TGGAacctgaagaaggaaaaaaggaacatctTCCAGAAGGCTTATGTCCCAGCAGACAGAAAACACCCCAAAGGAGCTCTAGCAGAGCCTCCTGGAAGATCTCCAAGGGCCCAGTGGCTCAGGGAACAGCAAAGAACTCCACATATATTAAGTGCCAGGCATCTCCTTCTGCAAAGCGTGTTCAGactgaaaaacacagcaaacagaGTTTCCAGGCCAAAAGTTCCCCCATGCAGAGTCTTCATTCAAGAAGActtgaagaggaaagagaagatatTTCTGCCGTCAAAGACCCACTAGTGGGGCATGAGCCAAGAGGGAGGAACAGCACTTACCGCCTGTCTGCAATATCcaggcagagggaagcagaagaCACCAAATCTGTCTCAAATGCCAAAGAACCAGTACCAAACCAGCACCAAACCCTGATGTGTAGAGGTCCTGGATCTTCCCAGAAGTCCATCAAAGCCAGCTACAAAAAAGCCAAGGAGACCTGCAGCAGATTAAGTGCCAAAGATTCCTTAGCATCATTAGGGCCAGATATGAAAGCAGAATGGAAGCTCcttctggagaagagaaacagtTTGATCTGTGCTAACAGCAAATACAAATTTGCCAGTGCACATGACCTTACCAGTGATGAAGAG GAACGGCGAGCTCTGTGCAATGCAGCATTAATCATGGGACAGAAAAGACTCAGCGACCGTACTGAAATGCTAAAACTGTCTTTGAACTCTACATCTTTTGCTGATTACAACCAGCTGGGTTTTAACCTGAGATCAAATATCTTTCAAG GTGGCCCACTGGAGAGCCGAAGCTTGATGAAAGATTCCTACACCCCTGATATAATTCAGAAGGCAATCAGGGATCCCAAGAACTGGCATGGAAGGAGGACTGATGAGCTAG GGAAATGGCATCAGAAAAATGCCCTAAATCTTAACCTGCAGAAAGCACTGGAGAACAAATAcgggaagaaaaaaggcaagccTTAG